The segment CAGATACACCTAAAGATGCTAAAAAGGTTATTAAAGAAATTTTAGGTATGGAAATTAAGGGAGAAAAGGTCAATAAGGTGCTTGTTGAGGAGAAAATGAATATTCAATCAGAATTCTATATAAGCGTCGTGATGGATAGATCCGCTAAAAAACCCCTTATAATGGCAAGTACTGAAGGCGGAGTTGATATTGAAGAAGTAGCCAGAAATAATCCTGATAAAATAGTTAAATATTATATAAATCCTCTTGATGAATTCATGCCCTATGAAGCTCGTGAAATAGCCCTTAAGATGGGTGTTCCAAATGAGATGATTTCACAGATGGGCAGTTTCATAATTAAACTATTCAATGTATTTAAAAAATACGATGCCAGTATTGCAGAAATCAATCCGCTTGTTTTAACTCCTGAAGGACTTGTCGCTGCTGATGCAAAGCTTGAAATTGATGATGATGCACTCTGGAGACATAAGGAGTTTGCAGAACTTGAAGAAGCTAAAAAAGATGAATTTGCCTATGTTACACTTGACGGAGATATCGCAGTAATAGGAAACGGTGCAGGGCTTACATTAACAGGAATGGACATGATAAACCTCTATGGAGGAAAGCCAGCCACATTTCTGGATATCGGTGGAGGGGCATCACAGCAGAATATCGCCCGGGCAATAAATCTCGTAATCAGCGAACCTAATGTTAAAGTAATCTTCCTAAATGTGCTTGGTGGAATAACTCGTGCAGATGACGTTGCAAATGGAGTTATAGATGTTTTGAATAGTTCTGAACGTAAAGTTCCCCTCGTTATAAGACTTACAGGAACAAATGAAGATGAAGGGCAGCGTATTTTGACTGAAGCTGGTATACCCTTTGAAACTTCTATGGAAGCTGCTGCAAAGAAAGCTGTTGAGATCTGTGATTCTATGAACTAATTTTCATGGTGAATTAAATGCCAAAAACTGAATTATCTGATAATAAACAAACAGAACCCATACAAATACTTAAACCACTTGATCCTCGAAATAACTTGGCCAGTGGATTTATAGAACGCATGCGAGAAATTATTGGCGATTTTAAAAAGGAATTGGATGAAGATGAATTTATTCATGTTCAGGTGATTCTAAATGATGGTAGATGCATTACAGCGAAGTATTTTGGATGGTATGATCCCCATATGGTGACTGTTAGGGGTACTGACAATAATGGAAACCAGATCAAGGCTTTAATGCATCCTGTAAACACCCAAATTGTTTTAACTGTTTTTAAAAAGAAATCCGGCGAAAAGAAAATTGATCTTGAGTTTCAGAAAGGTTATCAATAAAATTTTCACATTATTTATTTTCTAATTTTCCGATTTTGTTTTTTTAATAAAAGAGCATCGACCTCTTCAGCTATGGGATGAAAATCTTTCCTGAATTCTTCAAGGATATTCCTTGATTTATTCAATTTATCCCTTGACTTTTCTTCCATTCCCTCTCTTGCAGCTAATAATGATTCATAATTGGTAACTACTGCTTCCTGTA is part of the Methanobacterium sp. genome and harbors:
- the sucC gene encoding ADP-forming succinate--CoA ligase subunit beta is translated as MKFFEYSAKELFKKEGIRVPESYIAVNGKEAKKAAAKINKPVALKSQVLVGGRGKAGGIKFADTPKDAKKVIKEILGMEIKGEKVNKVLVEEKMNIQSEFYISVVMDRSAKKPLIMASTEGGVDIEEVARNNPDKIVKYYINPLDEFMPYEAREIALKMGVPNEMISQMGSFIIKLFNVFKKYDASIAEINPLVLTPEGLVAADAKLEIDDDALWRHKEFAELEEAKKDEFAYVTLDGDIAVIGNGAGLTLTGMDMINLYGGKPATFLDIGGGASQQNIARAINLVISEPNVKVIFLNVLGGITRADDVANGVIDVLNSSERKVPLVIRLTGTNEDEGQRILTEAGIPFETSMEAAAKKAVEICDSMN